One segment of Vibrio gazogenes DNA contains the following:
- a CDS encoding amino acid ABC transporter permease yields MQSKTTMAYIEPRPAIEMKAGWKAWCHQNLFSSVFNTCLTVIGLLFVVWLVPTLLNWFIFDATFVGTSQADCVSGGACWLPVVNRIELFTYGMYPEAQQWRVDVAFGLAAIAIPMLYIKRFNKLVMLCYIAVLPFAMWMLLKGGMFGLETISTTKFAGMMLTLFLAIFGMVFALPLGILLALGRRSKRPVIHWLSVAYIELVRSVPVITLLFMASLMIQLFLPPGQQFDVLLRVVAVLVLFTAAYMAETIRGGLQSIPQGQFEAAQALGFSYWRMMGQIILPQVLKNSIPSLLNQFVGILKETTLVMIVGVLDIVGVASSTLSNAKWVGLENEMYAFLAVFFFICCFSLSQYATHLERRLK; encoded by the coding sequence ATGCAAAGTAAAACGACCATGGCATATATTGAACCTCGCCCGGCCATTGAGATGAAAGCCGGATGGAAAGCATGGTGTCATCAAAACTTGTTCTCTTCAGTATTCAATACTTGTCTAACCGTTATCGGCTTACTGTTTGTGGTGTGGCTGGTCCCGACCCTGCTGAATTGGTTTATTTTTGATGCCACGTTTGTCGGAACATCCCAAGCGGACTGTGTCTCTGGCGGTGCCTGCTGGCTCCCCGTGGTAAACCGGATCGAGCTATTCACCTACGGCATGTATCCCGAGGCTCAACAATGGCGCGTCGATGTTGCCTTTGGTTTGGCGGCAATCGCAATACCGATGCTGTACATCAAGCGTTTCAATAAACTCGTGATGCTTTGTTATATCGCGGTGCTGCCGTTTGCCATGTGGATGTTGCTTAAAGGCGGAATGTTCGGTTTAGAGACAATCTCGACCACCAAGTTCGCCGGTATGATGCTGACACTGTTTTTGGCTATTTTCGGCATGGTGTTCGCCCTTCCGCTTGGCATCTTACTCGCTTTGGGACGTCGCTCGAAACGTCCGGTGATCCATTGGCTCAGTGTGGCTTATATCGAATTGGTACGCTCTGTTCCTGTCATCACCTTGCTGTTTATGGCTTCGCTCATGATTCAGTTGTTCTTGCCACCGGGTCAACAGTTCGATGTGTTGCTGCGGGTTGTCGCTGTTCTGGTGCTGTTCACTGCGGCATATATGGCAGAGACGATTCGCGGCGGGCTTCAGTCGATTCCTCAAGGGCAGTTTGAAGCAGCTCAGGCACTTGGTTTCAGTTACTGGAGAATGATGGGGCAAATCATTCTGCCGCAAGTGTTGAAAAACTCGATTCCATCGTTGCTCAATCAATTCGTCGGTATTTTAAAAGAGACCACGCTGGTGATGATCGTCGGTGTGTTAGACATTGTCGGCGTGGCATCCAGTACCCTCTCCAATGCGAAATGGGTCGGATTAGAAAATGAAATGTACGCATTTCTGGCTGTCTTTTTCTTTATCTGCTGTTTTTCACTGTCTCAATACGCGACTCATTTAGAACGCCGCTTAAAATAA
- a CDS encoding LysR family transcriptional regulator — MNVRWLKDFITLADCQKFSLAAQLNASSQAAFSRRIQQLEQHLRVELFDRSRTPVKLTPEGKRLYPIAAEMVQMAERCEEMVANKPNPMVFASLHTLACNFFPQWFTQILSHMTTPLVSSIDSGVRSVTGYQAALQSQRADCLLFYQSGQAARYFESDEFEVLKLADDALVWVCGALFSLDSLEEASIPHLTYAPSSQLLELSLPLFNATPQAKKLSVVFQSTISESLLPMAIHGNGVACIPYSVAREYIDDGRLIHIWPEYSAPLEIVLVRLADSKSPHPYINELFEHARTIAGQGGK; from the coding sequence ATGAATGTTCGCTGGCTGAAAGACTTTATTACGTTGGCAGATTGCCAAAAATTTTCACTGGCAGCTCAGCTAAATGCATCTTCTCAAGCCGCGTTCAGTCGCAGAATTCAGCAACTAGAACAACATCTTCGTGTTGAGCTGTTTGATCGAAGCCGAACGCCGGTCAAGTTAACGCCCGAAGGAAAGCGGCTTTATCCCATTGCCGCAGAAATGGTTCAAATGGCAGAGCGTTGTGAAGAGATGGTTGCGAATAAGCCGAACCCGATGGTATTTGCATCTCTGCATACTTTGGCTTGTAACTTTTTTCCGCAGTGGTTTACGCAAATATTGAGCCACATGACGACACCGCTGGTCAGTAGCATCGATTCCGGTGTGCGTTCGGTGACGGGGTACCAAGCAGCATTGCAATCTCAAAGAGCGGATTGTTTATTGTTTTATCAAAGTGGCCAAGCGGCACGCTATTTTGAGTCTGATGAGTTTGAAGTTTTAAAACTGGCGGATGATGCGTTGGTCTGGGTTTGTGGGGCTTTGTTTTCCCTCGACTCGTTAGAAGAAGCATCGATTCCACATTTGACTTATGCACCGTCTTCTCAGCTTTTAGAGTTGTCTTTGCCGCTCTTTAACGCCACCCCTCAAGCGAAAAAACTCTCGGTTGTTTTCCAATCGACCATTTCCGAATCTCTGTTGCCGATGGCGATACACGGCAACGGCGTGGCTTGCATTCCGTATTCTGTGGCCCGGGAATACATCGATGACGGCCGACTGATACACATTTGGCCGGAATATAGTGCACCGCTGGAAATTGTGCTCGTCCGACTGGCCGATTCTAAAAGCCCGCATCCTTATATCAACGAGTTATTTGAACATGCCAGAACGATTGCCGGGCAAGGTGGGAAATGA
- a CDS encoding amino acid ABC transporter permease translates to MKLTKGTLIDWGQQALLLITVTLLFWYLGTNAAENIAKLGITTGFDFLDERAGYDISFSLIDYSQNDTYLTAYYVGVANTLLVSFLSIILATVIGFIIGVGRVSNNWVVNRLCRSYVELIRNVPLVVQLVWWYAIFLSLPAVRNSIQLGDNIYLSNRGLAIPHLSFSGWGGYVFLALLVSCCVAFCYRKMVIKKVQWVGFTPVLWPRLLAIIVSLPLLVVLVTLLSGNFDYSTPKLTGFNFQGGMIVIPELVALWIALSVYSASYIAEIVRGCIQSVAKGQHEAGKALGFNDSAIMWQLIVPQAIYPMVPQITSVYLNIIKNSSLGVVIGFMELVSSTGGTTLNNTGQAIECILIVMGTYCVFSLVTSLLMNWYNSHVAVGRK, encoded by the coding sequence ATGAAATTGACCAAAGGAACCCTGATAGATTGGGGCCAGCAAGCCCTGCTCTTAATCACGGTAACGCTCTTATTTTGGTACTTAGGTACCAATGCTGCTGAAAATATTGCCAAACTCGGCATTACCACTGGCTTCGACTTTCTCGATGAGCGTGCAGGTTACGACATCTCGTTTAGCCTGATTGATTACAGCCAAAATGATACTTACTTAACGGCCTACTATGTCGGGGTCGCCAACACACTGCTTGTGTCATTTTTAAGCATCATTCTGGCGACGGTGATTGGCTTTATTATCGGGGTTGGTCGCGTATCGAATAACTGGGTGGTCAATCGCCTATGCCGTTCATACGTAGAATTGATCCGTAACGTGCCTCTCGTGGTTCAGCTCGTTTGGTGGTATGCCATATTTCTAAGCTTGCCGGCGGTTCGTAACAGTATTCAGCTCGGCGATAATATCTACCTTTCTAACCGTGGCTTGGCGATTCCTCACTTATCATTCTCTGGCTGGGGAGGATATGTGTTTCTCGCGCTGCTGGTCTCATGTTGTGTCGCCTTTTGTTATCGCAAAATGGTGATCAAAAAAGTTCAGTGGGTCGGATTTACCCCAGTGTTGTGGCCTCGGCTACTCGCTATCATCGTGTCATTACCCTTGTTGGTGGTGCTCGTGACTTTGCTCTCGGGCAACTTCGATTACAGCACACCCAAGCTGACCGGATTTAATTTCCAAGGCGGCATGATCGTGATTCCAGAGCTGGTCGCGTTGTGGATTGCGCTCTCTGTTTACAGTGCGAGTTACATTGCGGAAATTGTCCGCGGTTGTATTCAGTCAGTCGCCAAAGGTCAGCATGAAGCAGGCAAAGCACTTGGATTTAATGATTCAGCCATTATGTGGCAGTTGATTGTTCCACAGGCCATTTATCCGATGGTGCCTCAAATCACCAGTGTCTACCTGAACATCATTAAGAACTCATCATTGGGGGTCGTCATCGGCTTCATGGAACTGGTGTCTTCTACCGGCGGTACCACCTTAAACAATACCGGTCAGGCCATTGAGTGCATTCTCATTGTCATGGGAACATATTGTGTATTCAGTCTGGTAACCAGCTTATTGATGAACTGGTACAACTCACACGTTGCGGTAGGGAGGAAATAA
- a CDS encoding amino acid ABC transporter substrate-binding protein, protein MRLRSIAVIAYGLLSVGFSASSYANLKDDIIHRGTLKCGVSSDKMGFSYINDQGKWSGMDVDYCRAVAAAVLGDPEKVEYITTTSKNRFTSLASGEIDILSRSTTWTVSRDAKLGADFTTVWFYDGQGFMTRKSLGIKSAAELNGATFCLSPGTTSEHNLADYFSARGLTYRSVVFEKTEELYAAYQKGRCDALTNDITGLAARRTLFKDPNKHVILPEVISKEPLGPYVKQGDDEWRDIVTMVGNALIEAEELNVTQQNAAKLAKSSPKSVVKRLLGTEGSLGTDLGLKQDWALKAIQATGNYGEIFARHVGVNSPLKFERGANALYTNGGLMYSPPFR, encoded by the coding sequence ATGAGACTAAGGTCAATAGCAGTCATTGCATACGGGTTATTATCAGTTGGTTTTTCAGCGAGTAGTTATGCAAATCTTAAAGACGATATTATTCACCGTGGCACACTAAAGTGTGGTGTTTCAAGCGACAAAATGGGCTTTTCATACATCAATGACCAAGGTAAATGGTCAGGCATGGATGTGGATTACTGCCGTGCGGTCGCTGCGGCTGTACTCGGTGACCCGGAAAAAGTTGAATACATTACCACAACGTCGAAAAACCGCTTCACATCGCTGGCTTCCGGCGAAATTGATATCCTTTCTCGTTCGACAACCTGGACCGTTTCTCGTGATGCCAAACTGGGCGCTGACTTCACCACTGTCTGGTTTTACGACGGTCAAGGTTTCATGACTCGTAAATCCCTCGGTATCAAATCAGCGGCGGAGCTGAATGGCGCAACGTTTTGTCTGTCCCCCGGGACCACGTCTGAGCATAATCTTGCAGACTACTTCAGCGCTCGAGGGCTGACTTATCGTTCCGTTGTATTTGAGAAGACCGAAGAGCTTTACGCGGCATACCAAAAAGGCCGTTGTGATGCACTCACCAACGATATCACCGGTCTGGCAGCACGCCGTACCCTATTTAAAGATCCAAACAAACATGTCATTCTCCCTGAAGTTATTTCCAAAGAACCACTGGGGCCTTACGTCAAACAAGGCGATGACGAATGGCGCGACATCGTCACCATGGTCGGTAACGCGCTTATCGAAGCAGAAGAGTTAAATGTCACGCAACAAAATGCTGCCAAGCTGGCGAAGTCATCGCCAAAATCTGTGGTTAAACGCCTGCTCGGTACGGAAGGTAGCCTTGGTACAGATTTAGGCCTCAAACAAGATTGGGCACTGAAAGCGATTCAAGCAACAGGAAATTACGGTGAAATTTTTGCACGCCATGTCGGTGTCAATTCACCCCTGAAATTTGAACGTGGTGCGAATGCGCTGTACACAAATGGCGGCTTAATGTACTCCCCTCCTTTCCGTTAA
- a CDS encoding DUF4234 domain-containing protein yields MKANLLKNKVNTKTSNFVLLSIATLGIYNVMWLFKNNSVMEEILEDKFFDYRILIVLAAFIGWSSALSADPEVSAIGGLLSILSCIFYVAWAFKAKKAIQKMMLNNYKIDYSMNSFYTLFFNVYYINFCINELEDEVEKSNVLSEKSTA; encoded by the coding sequence ATGAAAGCGAATCTATTAAAAAATAAAGTAAATACTAAAACATCAAACTTTGTTCTACTATCAATTGCAACTTTAGGTATTTACAATGTAATGTGGTTATTTAAAAACAATAGTGTAATGGAAGAAATATTAGAAGATAAGTTTTTTGATTATCGAATTCTGATTGTTTTAGCTGCTTTTATTGGTTGGTCTTCGGCTTTATCTGCTGATCCTGAAGTATCTGCAATCGGTGGTTTGTTAAGTATTTTATCTTGTATATTCTATGTCGCTTGGGCATTTAAAGCTAAAAAAGCCATACAGAAGATGATGTTGAATAATTATAAGATAGATTATTCAATGAACTCATTTTACACTTTATTTTTTAATGTTTATTACATCAATTTTTGTATAAATGAGCTTGAAGACGAAGTAGAAAAATCAAATGTCCTTTCTGAAAAATCGACAGCTTAA
- a CDS encoding amino acid ABC transporter ATP-binding protein has product MEVISTKNLNKWYDSYHALRDINLSVKKGERIVICGPSGSGKSTLIRCINQLEKHQSGALNVFGQVVSDTPKDLIELRKQVGMCFQSFNLFPHLTVLENCVLPQTANLGTKESVAIDKALSLLKKVKIVEQANKYPSQLSGGQQQRVAIARALCMNPEIMLFDEPTSALDPEMIAEVLDVMTDLASEGMTMLCVTHEMGFARKVADRVIFMDQGQIVEENNPEAFFSAPKSPRTREFLNQLIHH; this is encoded by the coding sequence ATGGAAGTCATCAGCACCAAAAATTTAAATAAGTGGTACGACTCATATCATGCGCTACGCGATATTAATCTCAGCGTGAAAAAAGGTGAGCGTATCGTTATCTGCGGCCCTTCTGGTTCAGGGAAATCAACGCTGATCCGTTGTATCAACCAGTTGGAAAAACACCAATCCGGTGCGCTCAATGTTTTCGGTCAGGTCGTCAGTGACACCCCCAAAGACCTGATCGAACTGCGCAAGCAAGTCGGAATGTGTTTTCAATCGTTCAACCTGTTTCCTCACCTGACCGTTCTGGAAAACTGTGTATTACCGCAGACTGCAAACTTAGGTACGAAAGAGTCGGTTGCGATTGATAAAGCATTAAGTTTGCTGAAAAAAGTCAAAATCGTCGAGCAAGCGAACAAATATCCAAGCCAACTCTCCGGAGGACAGCAGCAACGTGTCGCGATTGCCCGCGCACTTTGTATGAATCCTGAAATCATGCTGTTTGATGAACCAACCTCCGCGCTCGACCCGGAAATGATCGCTGAAGTGCTTGATGTCATGACCGATCTTGCCAGCGAAGGAATGACCATGCTGTGCGTGACACATGAAATGGGCTTTGCGCGCAAAGTCGCTGACCGGGTCATCTTTATGGACCAGGGGCAGATCGTTGAAGAAAACAACCCTGAAGCATTCTTCTCTGCGCCCAAATCACCTCGTACGCGCGAGTTTCTTAATCAGTTGATCCACCACTAA